DNA sequence from the Corynebacterium yudongzhengii genome:
CACACCCCGCACGAGCACGTGGTCAACACCATGCTCATGCAGCAGATACTCGCCAAGGTGCCGGAGTACCAGCGCACCGCGCTCGTCTTAGTGGACATGTTGGGCCACGACGTCTCCAGCGCCGCCCGCGCGCTCGGGGTGAGACCGGGGACGGTGAAGTCGCGCCGGGCGCGGGCGCGGGCCGTGTTGCAGGAGACGGTGGATGTATAACAGTCCTGCAACGCCGCGAAATACTGTCGCGCCTGGTGCGGTTGGAATTAAAGCGCCCGCGATTCCGCGGCTACAATATGACCACAAATCCAGCCAATGTCAGGAGTAGTACACCTTCATGTCCGAAACCATCCATGATGTCGCCATCATCGGTTCCGGCCCGGCCGGCTACACCGCTGCGCTGTACGCGGCCCGCGCGGAGCTGTCCCCGATCGTCTTCGAGGGTTATGAGTACGGTGGCGAGCTCATGAACACCACCGAAGTGGAGAACTACCCCGGTTTCCAGAAGGGCATCATGGGCCCTGAACTCATGGAGGAGATGCGTTCCCAGGCCATCCGCTTCGGCGCTGACCTACGCATGGAGCTCGTCGACAGCGTGGAGCTCGACGGCCCGGTGAAGTCCATCCACGTCGGCGACGAGACCTACCGCGCCCGCGCGGTGATCCTCGCCACCGGCGCCGCCCCGCGCCACCTGGGTATTCCGGGCGAGCAGGAGCTCACCGGCCGCGGCGTGTCCACCTGCGCGACTTGCGATGGCTTCTTCTTCAAGGGCTACGATATCGCCGTCGTCGGCGGTGGGGATTCCGCGATGGAGGAGGCGAACTTCCTCACCAAGTTCGCGGAGAAGGTCTACATCATTCACCGCCGCGAGGAGTTCCGCGCCTCCGCGATCATGTTGGAGCGCGCCCGCAACAACGAGAAGATCGAGATCCTGACCAACCGCACCGTCGAGTCCGTCATCGAGGACGACGGCAAGGTCGCCGGCCTCAAGCTGCGGGATACCGCCACCGGAAAGACCTCGGATCTGGATGTCTCGGCGATGTTCGTCGCCATCGGCCACGACCCGCGTTCGGAGTTCTTGGGTGGCCAGGTGGAGCTTAACGACGGCGGATACGTCACCGTCGCCAACCCCTCG
Encoded proteins:
- the trxB gene encoding thioredoxin-disulfide reductase, coding for MSETIHDVAIIGSGPAGYTAALYAARAELSPIVFEGYEYGGELMNTTEVENYPGFQKGIMGPELMEEMRSQAIRFGADLRMELVDSVELDGPVKSIHVGDETYRARAVILATGAAPRHLGIPGEQELTGRGVSTCATCDGFFFKGYDIAVVGGGDSAMEEANFLTKFAEKVYIIHRREEFRASAIMLERARNNEKIEILTNRTVESVIEDDGKVAGLKLRDTATGKTSDLDVSAMFVAIGHDPRSEFLGGQVELNDGGYVTVANPSTRTSVEGVFACGDLVDDHYRQAITAAGSGCKAALDAEAYLGGLV